One genomic region from Zalophus californianus isolate mZalCal1 chromosome 2, mZalCal1.pri.v2, whole genome shotgun sequence encodes:
- the LOC113925227 gene encoding cytochrome c oxidase subunit 7A-related protein, mitochondrial-like, producing MYYKFSGFTQKLTGTWASDAYSPQGLRPVVSTEAPPIIFARPTKLSSDFAVYDYAGKNKVPELQKFFQKSDGVPIHLKRGLPDQMLYRTTMALTLGGNIYCLIALYTASRPRNK from the coding sequence ATGTATTACAAGTTTAGTGGCTTCACGCAGAAGTTGACTGGAACATGGGCTTCTGACGCCTATAGCCCGCAGGGATTAAGGCCTGTGGTTTCCACAGAAGCACCGCCTATCATATTTGCCAGACCAACTAAACTGAGTTCTGATTTTGCTGTATATGATTATGCTGGGAAAAACAAAGTTCCTGAGCTACAGAAGTTTTTCCAGAAATCCGACGGTGTGCCTATCCACCTGAAACGAGGCCTGCCTGACCAAATGCTTTACCGGACCACCATGGCGCTGACGCTGGGGGGGAACATCTACTGCCTAATTGCTCTCTACACGGCTTCGCGGCCCAGAAACAAATGA